The Bdellovibrio sp. NC01 genome includes the window CTTTGGCTTCATAACCTGTTTCTTCCATTAGTTCGCGGCGTGCGGTCACGATACTTTCCTCGCCTTTATCGCGTTTTCCCGCAGGGAATTCCAAAAACACTTGCTTCAAAGCATGGCGATATTGATGCACCATCACCACTTTGCCATTCGGAAGAAGCGGAATCATCAACGCAGCCCCGGGATGCTTAATATATTCCCGAACATAGGTCCTGCCATCAGGAGCCTGCACTTCATCTTGTTCAACTTTAAGGAAACGGCCACGGAAAACTTGGCGAGTGGAAAGAACTTTTTCAAAAAGATGCTTCATATGTTTTCAGCGTCTCATAGGGATGTCGCTTTGTCGCATCTTAACTAAGGATGTAAATCTTAGTCTCGGCCTTCGTCCAAAGATGACATTTCACGATTGTCATTTGAGTCCGCACTCGCGGCCCGATAGTTATAACCGCTCGCATGTTGTCACTAATTAGGGGGATTGATGAAAGCATTCATCACAGCACTATTTTTAACTTTAACGTCTTCACTTTCATTCGCAACGATTCCATGCACAGCAGAGGGCATCACTGAAGCCATGAGATCGTTCATTGATGAACAACCCATCTGCTTTTCACCTTGTGAAGCAGCGAAGGTTGAAAAAACTATTTATCAAGAAGGTCTAAGACTTTTAAACGAAAATTGCCCGATTGAAGATGCAAGTGCCTCTGAAGCCCGCACTGAACTTCTGCAACAAATTACAGAGACAGACGCAGCTTTGAATCGCATCTGCTCTCACTAAATTAAGTCGTTTCAAACTTAGGAATTTTCACTCGAACGATTGTTCCGGAAACGCCATCGACTGACGCGCGATTTGCAACTTCAAGACTTCCACCGTGAAGCTCTGCAATCGTGCGCATGATGACTGAACCCAAGCCCAAAGAAAAATTCAGACCCTGGCTTTCTTCGCGACGTTTACGGCGCTCTTGACGTTTACCGAAGTTCGCCAGCGCATCTGCATCCATTCCCGGTCCATCATCTTTAATCGTGATCTGCACATATTCATCATTTGCCGTCAACGAAGCGTGAATGCCTTCCTTCGCATAGCGAGTGGCATTATCAAATGCATTTTTGAGTAAACGTAACAACAAGTACGAATCACCCAACACCATCGGCGGCTGACCGTGCATACCCTCGTCGTTAAATGTCCAACGGAATTGCGGAGCTGAACTTGAACGATAACGAACTTCCGAGCCGATCAATGTCGCCAAGTCCACAGCGTCGGTCGATTTTTTATAGTGGGGCTCATCGAGTTCTGCGATCGTCATCAGTTTTTCTAGCAGCTCTTTGAAATATTCCACTTCTGCTGTGATCATCGTGAAAATTTCGTTGCGATCCGAGGGAGTCATTTTATTGAAATGGAACTTCAAAGTTTCAAATGACGTCGTCAAACTTGTTAATGGCGTGCGCAAGTCATGGCCTAGTTCACTCAACAAGTTACTGCGCGCCATTTCTGTTTCACGCACACGATTCACCAGGCGTTCAATTTCATTGGCCATGCGATTGAAATCCAGAAGCAAGCCCCCGAATTCGTCGAAGGGTTTGATATCAAATCGTGCTTTCAAATCACCGCGCTCGAGGCTTAATAACACCGCACGCGCTTCGTCTGATTTTTTACGCAAATAATAGAATGTGATCGTCAATGCGAAGAACAGCGCAATCACAACAGTTGCGAAAGTAAAAATCCCTTGCGTGACAAACAATGGACCGCGGAATGGATTTCTTCTTTCATTCAGTACCAGATAGGCTTTTGTGCCTTCATGGTCTAAGCGCATGATCGTTGTGCGATCAAAGAAATTCCAGAACGTGTCTGACGAAGTTGTCGCATGTACTTCTTTTGGCAAATCCAACTTCGCAACTTCCGCTGGCAATTTACGAATTTTGTTATCAGAAATTACTTCACGCGTTTCAGAAATAATCCAAAACTCAGGTGCTTCACCGCCACCTGGAGGCGGAGGAGGAGGCCCCATGCGCGGACCACCAGGGCCACCCATCATACCTGGGCCCGGTGGAGGCGGAGGTGGAAAATTATCGCGAAATCCCTCTGCTGGAGGGCCGTGAGGCCCGTGGCCCCCTGGCATCCCCGGAGGCGGACCACCAGGACGTGGACCGAAAGGCATTTGTGGTAATGCCAAACCATTCGGATTATTTTCAATCGAACGCGCGATGAAGAGCATCAGATTTTTGCGATGATCCCTAAACGCCAGATCAGAAAATTTAATAAGACACAAAAGCGAAATGGAACTTAATACAAGTGCTGCCGTAATACTCACAACGAAAACTTTTATATAAGTCCCACGCTTCATAAATTAGTTCTGCTTCCATTGAAGACGATAACCAACACCATACACAGGCACGATTTGAATCGCATTACCTGCATCACGAAGTTTGATGCGCAGATGACTCATATGCGAATCGATCGTGCGATCAAAAAGATCCACGTTGTTATCAAGTTGTAGAAGAATATTTTCACGTGTCACCACGTCGCCAGCTTTCTTAGCAAGAATCGCCAAGATATCGAACTGACGTTTCCCCAAGTTCAAAGGATTACCACCTAAAAGAACCGTGCGTTTGCTGAAGTCCATCGTCAAAGGACCTACGGACAAAGAATTTTTCGCCGTCGCAGGTCCCTGGCGCTTCATCACTTTGTTCATACGAACTTTAAGCTCTTCCGTACCAAATGGTTTACGAAGATAATCGTCACCACCGATATTCATGCCTTTCACGACAGTTTCTTCATCAATGCGTGCACTCAAAAAGATAATTGGGACTTCTTTCCCTGCAGCACGAACTTTTTCGCAAAGCTCGATACCTGTGCCGTCAGGAAGATTCACGTCGAGCAGTAAAATGTCGTAGGTCATCGAAGCCATCTTAGTCCACGCATCACCGATTGTTTCGGCAACCGCGACATCATAGTCACTATATTTAAGACTCATGCTGAGGCTTTTAGAAATCTGTGGATCATCTTCGACTAATAACACATTTAACATTGTCCGCTCCTAACTGGGGCCTTTTCCATATTTTAACAAAGCCCTGCCCTGAGAGCGAATCCATAGTTAATCCATAGTTTATGCAACTTTTGAGAAAGCATCTCAGAGTGAAACACTTTAAGCCCGCCCAATGTCTAGCTTCGACTTGGTACAGACGTGGATCACTTCTGACGAACTAGCCTTATATGTTGAAGAGCATTGAAGTAAATTGGAAATATGAGTCTACATAATATTGCGAAGATCGTTTTGCCGGTATTGATGAGTTCAACTGCATTTGCTGAAAGTGCATCTTATGAGGCCGTGTTGCCTGTGGGTGCGATTCGCAAAGACTCTACTATCACAGTGAAGAAAGTCGAATCGACATCTTCATTTTTCAATCCAGCAGTAAAATCGACTACGACAGACACAGGATTTGAAACTCTCGATAATAATACTCTTTATAAAGTGCAATCGATTGAAAGTGCTGACACGTCTTCAGATACAGCGGATTTAAAGGCTCTTGCTAACAACAACCAACTTGTTGTGAATGAGTCCGACCTTTCCGCAAGCAATTCAAATTGTGCAGCATCGGGCGGCTGTACTTTGAGCAATGATATTCCCGTTTATAAATCCGGTGGTTTTGATTTCATCAATTGGTTTTTAAATCTTTTCGGTCTTGGCGAAAAACCAAAATCGTTGGTCACTCCGATTGCTGCGAAAACAACTCCAAAAGAAGCGTCTGCTTTTGCGATGGAAAAAAAGGTTGAACAAGCCAATACAATGCTGGGCCAACAAAAAGAGATGGTTCCAGCCTGCCAAAATGCTCTTCCAGATAATTTGAAAAACGATGCGAAGTTCAACTGTGGTTTACGTCAAGCTATGGAAGCTTTCAAAAAAGCGAAAGCCGATGGCAAAGTTGAAAAAGATGTTTTCATGTTCAATGACTTCTCTTCGGGTGGAGTCATGGGAAAAATGTATTTCTTTAATTCGGATGGAACTCTTGCCAATGTGATTGATAAAAATCCTATTTGGGTTTCGCGTGGTGAAGGCGGTTTCGGTCAAGGTGTGGGATCTATGAAGACTCCGGATGGTGCGATTGCGACGAAAGCATATCGTCCACCTCGCGGTGGCAATATCCGTGACGGAATTGAACTTGTCGGTCTTGAAGCAGGTAATAAAGACATTTACGGTCGCGGCGTTCTTCTGCACGGCTGGGACCCCTACACTCCCACGCAAGGTTGCTTAGGAGTCGCCGGGACTATCGATACCATGAAACGCGGTCGCTCTGAACTTGGCGGTGAGCCACAATACTTAGATCAATTGAAACAAGGCCTTCTGAAAGATGGCGGCGTGATGATCTACAACTTCACACCCAATAAAGTTTCACAATGTTCTGGATAATAAAAAAGCGAGAGTCACCTCTCGCTTTTTTTATTTAAAGATCTGACACGGAATCCCTGGTTCAGAAATCTGACAGATAAAATCTGTTTCGCCATCATAAGATTTAATCGACGCCTTCCATTTTCCATTCACGTCTCTTTCGAGCAATGCATACCCGTGATCTGCTGGAAAAATAGTATGTCCTGGTGGCACTAACTTCATAGCTTCAGGACTGAAGTAATCAAGGGCCGTACCGCTTTCACCAATGATCATCTCTGTAGGATGATTGCCTTGTGCGATTTGGAATGCATGCACGTGACCTGCGTAAACCATCTTCACCTTTTTCGGCAATGGCAACTCGCGAGTGATGGCTTCCATATTGATATTGACCGGCGATACTCCCGGGCCCGACCAACTTGGCGCTAAGCCCCAGATCGGGCGATGTGTGACCAGCCACACTTCTTTTTCTGGGCGAGCATTAATTGTCTCGACCATTTTTTTGTAGCGTTCACGCAAAGCTTTTCCTGCTTCTGATTTTGCCTCAACCGGTTTGTCATCCACAGTGGCATTATCGAAATTCACGATTAGGAAATCACCAAAGCTTGTGTAACGTGTCTCCTGGGCATCAACGCATTTTTCCTCACCTACCGGAGACAGAAGTTTATCGAAGCCTTCGTGGGCACGATTGCAATCTTCATGATTACCGCGCACAAAGATCCAAGGTTTTTGACGAAGCACGTTTCCAGCAGGCGCTAAGAAGTCTGCTTCCCAAGGTTTATAGCCGTAACCCAAAGTGCCTTGAAAGTTTTTGCACTTAACTGGATCTGTGCATTCTTCACGGTAGTGATAATCGCCCACGTGAATGATCAGATCCGCATTTTCTTTTTCCGCTGAACGCATCAGACGACTGAATGGCCATTCTTTTTCATCATCACAATTTTGGATGGGCCCTTTGCCATTTTTATTTTTAAGACGGCAGCCCGTATCGCCCATGATGACAATTTTCTTTGGTGCTGTTGGAATATTGATCACGCCATTCGTACTTCTGACCACAGCTGCATCTTTTGGTAACGAAGCCTGGCACACCGTCGATTCATCAAACTTTAGCTTTTCCATTTGGATGCTTGAAAATTTTCTATCTGTTGATTCAACCGATACCGATTTGCACTCGACATCCTTCGCAGTCACCGTCTTAACAAATGATTGGCCTTCGTTCGCCATCCCCACATACGTCATAGAGTTGTGAGCACAAGACACAGATATAATCGCAATGGCCGCAACACCCAGCAGTTTTTTCATAGAGAAAACCCTCTCTTTCCAGAGGAAACTTTAGAAAAGGGCCCACCTACGGTCAAATCATATGCAGTACAGGAATAATTAAATTTGTACCCTGGATTTCTCTTTATCCATAAAGCTAGGTACAACCCAGATCCATGAAAACACTTACGCTTATCACACTGATTCTTTGGGTCTCTAATAGTTGGGCGGGCCGCCCTGAACTTCCTGGCTCGGTTCCTGGTTTGAGCATTTCCAATTCCCACATCGTCACTGAATCAGGTGCGACAAAAGTGATTCGCGGGATGGCTCCAAAATCTGGCGCCCAAATTCAAGAGCTTAAGAAAATCGGCGTATCCGAAGTTTTAATCTTTAAGAATGAAACTAAAAACGAAGTCCAAAATGAAATCGCACAGCTTCAGAAAGCTGGCTTTGCCGCTGATGCGATCACCAACGTTCCATTCCCATGGAAAGATCTTCCTGATTTCAAAAGCACATGTCAGATGACGATTGAAGCCCTGCAGGTAATTGAAAATGCCACCAACCACGGTCGCAGCATTTATTTCCACTGCACTGTTGGCGAAGACCGTACCGGTTATCTTGCAAGCCTGTGGGAACTTTGGAGTGGTGCTGAATCTTCAATCAAAAATTCTTTCCAAGAGCAAATGTGTGCACGCGGTTACGAAGCAGGCAATCCTAACAAACCTTACCGTGATGTTGTTTTAAAAGTGCGCGAAGGTTTAACTCCGCTTTACTTGAAAATGCTTTCGGTTCTTGCGAATGCGCGCAACAACGGCCAACAATTATCGGCAGCATTGTGCGATCAAGAACCGCAACTGCAATTTAAACCTCAAGATTTTTACTGTAAGAGTACTAAGTAAGAGTGACCCACTCGCCCTGGCCGTCTTTGATACGGAAGACTTTAACTTGGTCTTCAAACCATGAACCCAGGTTGACTGAGCGAACTTCGTGACCTTTGATATTGACCTTATGGTCGTCAAAGACATGCATATGGCCTGAAATAATATAATCAAACGGGCCTTCGCTGTACGCTCGATCCACGTGATTGCGAATCATCGTGATTAATTGAGCTTCATTGCGTGCACGGTATTCACCGCTTTTATCACGGCTTTTTTTGCTTGCACGAGTGCCCGCCCAATTCCACAGCCAGCCTGGGAACAAATACAGTAGAAATTTATAACGAGGATTGCGAATGAAGGCGCGGTATTTTAAATACTTTTCGTCGTTCAGATTAATCAAATCACCGTGCTCAACACGGACCTTCACACCATCAAGATTGACGTACTGAGCTTCGACAAAAACTTTTACGCCCAGTTTTTTTTCGAAGTACTTTTCGATGTGAACGTCGTGATTGCCTTCAATAAAGGTAACTTTACCGCCCGCTGTGACCAGATCTTTCAACGCTTTCACGTGTTCGGGAAATTGACGTGCGAAGAATTCGCTAGGGCCAATCCACAAATCAAAGATATCACCTAACATGAACAGATGAACTTGCTTCGGATCTTTGTCCTTCAAAGAACGCAAAAAGCGCAACAGGATTTGCCCATTGCGCTCTTCAGCGGTTTTTAAGTGAATGTCGGATATGAACCAGGCTTCCACTACTCTTTATTGTTCAGATCAAAACCTTGTTTCTTGCGGATGAACGCAGGAACTTCCAAGTTTTGGCTAGAGAATGGAGAGCTCAATACTTCGCGAGCCATGCGACGAGCTTCTTCCAAAGATTGTTGTTCATGATCAACGTTCATAGACAACTGCTCTGGAGAATTGTGGCGAGCTTTCAACTCTTGGCTTTCTTTGAAAGCGCGAGCTTTAGCTAGCAACATATCGCGAGGAGAAACACCGGCATCAGCTTGTGGCTGGATCGGAGTTGGAACCTCTTGTTGAACTTGCGGAGGTACCTGAGGCATTACGTTCTGAGCTGCTTGTTGTGCCACTTGTGGTGGAACGTTAGCAACTGGAGGAACGATAACAGTCTCAGTAATGTTTACCTGGGAACCCCCCGTGGACTGAGCCATATCTGGATGAGTGTAAGTCATCACTTGAGTTTGCACAGTCGCGATTGGTGGCAATTCAACTTGCGGCATTTGTGGCATTTGGAACTGAGGCATTTGCGGCATGCTTGGCATTTGTGGCATCGCCGGCATTTGAGGCATTTGCGGCATTTGGAATTGCGGCATTTGCGGCATGCTCATGTTCATGCTGTTGAATTGCGCTGTTTGTTGGTTCAAGAAATTTTGCATTTGATTTACTTGAGCCATGTCGTTCACAAGTTTCACATCGTGAGAATCGAAACCAGTCGCGATAACAGTTACACGAACTGTCTCACCCATTGATTCATCGATAACTGCACCGAAGATGATTTCTGCATCTTCATGAGCCGCTTCAGTGATCAATGTTGTCGCTTCGTTCACTTCATACAATGAAAGATCCGCGCCACCAGTGATGTTTACGATGATACCAGTTGCACCGTCGATTTTTACGTTCTCTAGAAGAGGAGAAGAAATCGCAGCTGTTGCAGCTTCTACTGCACGGTTTTCACCTTTAGCAGCGCCAGTACCCATGATCGCGATACCTTTAGAAGACATAACAGTACGGATATCTGCGAAGTCCAAGTTGATCAAACCACGGATGTTGATCAAATCAGAGATACCTTTCACAGCTTGCAACAACACTTCGTCAGCTTTTTTGAAAGTCTCAAGAAGTGGAGTTTTTTCAGCAGCGATAGAAAGAAGTTTTTGATTCGGGATCACGATCAACGTGTCTACGTTTTCTTTCAACTCTTGCAAACCAGCATCAGCGTGTTTGCCGCGTTTTTTACCTTCGAATTGGAATGGCTTAGTCACCACACCGATAGTCAATGCACCCAACTCACGAGCGATTTTCGCTACGATTGGAGCACCACCTGTACCCGTACCGCCGCCCATACCAGCAGTTACGAATACCATGTCTGCGCCTTCAAGTTTTTCAACGATTTCGTTGTAAGACTCGATAGCAGCTCTACGGCCGACATCTGGATTTGCACCAGCGCCCAAACCTTTAGTTAGATCAAGACCCAATTGGATTTTGTTCGGTGACTTGTTTGCATTCAAAGCTTGAATGTCAGTATTTGCTACGATGAATTCTACACCGCTCATTTCTGAAGCGATCATTGTAGAAACCGCGTTGCTACCGCCGCCGCCTACACCAACAACTTTAATATTAGCGCCGATATTAATATTCTCTTCTAGTTCAAACATGGTCCCTCCCGACATATTTGTTAGCGGTAAAACTATCCGCATTTTTCTATAAGGGCCTCCAGCCCCGACTGTGATAAAAACTTAAACTAAAAAACTTTTTCTAACATTTCTTTGAGCTTCTTAGTGATACCGTTAAGTGATTCACCAAGATTGATCTCTGTCTCTTGCTGATTTTGTGTCAGCAAATCTTTTCTTTGACTCAATCCGTACAATAACAAACCAGTCGCCGCAGAAAACTCACCTGACTTCACAACGTCAGTCAAACCGCCGATGTGTTGAGGCACTCCTCTACGAACTGGAATATCAAAAATGAACTCGCCCATTTCAATCAAACCATCAAGTTGGCTTGCACCACCTGTCAGTACGATACCCGCACCTAACATTGGCATCACGCCACTCATGCGGATATCATTCGCGATCAAGTTCAAAGTTTCCTCTGCTCTTGCTTCGATAACATCTGCCAAGTCTTTACGAGGAATCACGCGAGCCTTACGACCGCCAACACCTTCAACTTCGATAGTTTCATTTTCATTCACCATGGAAGCCATTGCACAACCATGTTTTTTCTTCGCTTCTTCAGCCGCAAATTGCGGAGTACGAAGACCAACAGCAACGTCATGAGTAAAGTGCTGACCACCAACTGGAATTGTTGATGAGTGCGCCACTGAACCATTTACGAAATATAAAGCGTTGCTTGCGCCACCACCCATATCGACAACAACAACACCAAGGTTTTTTTCGTCGTTAGAGATAACAGCTGTTGCAGAAGCCAATTGTCCAAGTACAAGGCCAGCGATTTTCAAACCAGCACGCTCAACACATTTTACTGAGTTGTTAATCGCGCTTTGGCTGCCAGTTACGATATGAACATTTGCTTCTAAACGAATACCAGACATGCCCACTGGATCAGTGATACCGTCTTGACCGTCGACTTTAAATTCACGAGGAAGAATATGCAGAACTGTACGATCTGCAGGAACCGCAACTGCTTTCGCAGCTTCAATCACACGATCAATTTCTGATGGAGTGACTTCGCGGTTTTTAATGGCAACCATGCCTTTAGAATCAAATGAAGAAATATGCGTACCAGAAACGCCAACCCACACTTCTGAAATAGTGTAGCCAGACATCAACTCTGCTTCTTCTTTTGCTTTTTTAATTGAATCAGTTGTCGCTTCGATATTAACGACAACACCTTGGCGAATGCCTGTGTTTGGAGCAGTTCCTACGCCCGCGACTTCAATTTTGCCCTCTTGATTGACTGTTCCGATAACGAAACAAACTTTGGTAGAACCAATATCTAATCCAGCCAATACAGGAGCTTTTGGTTTTGCTGTACTCATCCTTAAGCCTCACATCGCGAAGTTTCGCGGGTGCCTTAACTAAAAGCAGTTAACTTCTTGTTGAGGAAAACCACTGCAAAATCATTTCGCAGTTTCGACCAAAGATCAGTTCATAACAGATCTGAGAAGATAAATAGACCCGACTTTGATCGGTCTTCCAGACTTAAGCTTAGGGATCCTTACGCAACCTGACAAGGACTTTCTTTGACAGATTCGCGTCTATGACGCGCGCGTCAAATTGGCGAGTTTCGAGATAATCGACGACCTGACTTACACGAGCAGCCTTTAGAGACACTTGATCTTCGCCGATTTTCACACGCACACCGGTCTTAATCATCGTCATCCAAAAACCTTCTTTATCGTCGAATCGAATTTCAGAAATTGTTTTTTTGCTGAACGATCCTTCAGCAGGAATTTGCTCAAGCACATCAACTGCTTTTTTTCTGAGCTCTGGTTTCTTCACGAAACTTTCGCCATCAAGAAGTGCAACATCAGGTGCTTGTTTTGCTTCAACCGGATTCAAGAACGATCCGTCTTTAATAATAGGAAGAAGTTTGCCGTTCTTACCCATGAACAAAAGTTTCACTTCGTACGGTCTTACTTTGATCGACAACGTCGCAGGCCAGCTTCTTGTGATCATCGAGTTTTCGATCCACTCAAACTTCGCAACATCTTTGGACATCGCTTTAAGCTTCACGTTCCACAACGAGACACCTTTGTACTTTGCAAGAGCCGCTTCCAACTCGTCCACTTGTGGCTTCAAGAATTGTTCTTGGCCAGGAACTGGATGGTCCAACACCACTTCAATTTTTTGAATGTTAAAGAAACCGTTTTTATTCAAATAGAAAAGTGTGCCCGCGAGTGCGCCAGGAAGAATAACGAATGCAACGATGAGTTTTAGAATTAATTTCTTCACTGTGATGACCTGCAAATCCTTAGCTGTCGTGTCTTACAGATCTTAGACTAACAAACATCAAGTCGCGTGCGAAACAGTTCAAACACAACCAGACCTAGGTCGATTGCGACAGAGTCGTCGCAATCGTCTCCACCCCTGGGTTGGAAAAGCTTTGAATGCGATTGCATGTCTATATTGTAAGAAATCTAACTACCGATGAGTTACTGCTTCCAATTTCGCCTCGATCTCGGGAACGGAATTTTTCGAAAACAATGTTCATTTGGAGTGGGCATGAAATTAGGTACGAAGATTATCATTAATATAGCTGTCTCAATTGCGATCTGCACTATTGCCGCAGTTGGAATCTCCTCTTCCAAGATTCACAAGCAAGGTCGCGAACAGTTGATCGAAAAATCTCGTGCAATTCTGTCTCGTCTTGAAGCAATTCGCTCTTATGTGGCAACTCAAGGCGGACTTGAAACCGAGGTTCAACATGCAATCACGGCATTCCCTTCTGGCAACCTGAGCGAAGAAATTCAGACGCGTATCTTAAGAAAAGTTCCTGTCTTCGCATCCATCAAAGTTGGTTTTGAAGGCGCTGAAAAAGACGATTATAAATTCCGCGTCTTTTCAGATGAACCGCGCCGAAAAGAAAATCTTGCGACGGTTTCTGAAATGGAGATTTTAAAACGCTTCGAAGCCGATCCTCAGTTACCAGAGATCGTTGAAGATCATGACAACACAGTCGTCGTCTATCGCCCCGTGCGCTTATCCGAAGCACAAGGCTGTTTGTTGTGTCATGGTGATCCTGCGACTTCTCCGTGGAAGAATGGCAAAGACATCCTGGGTTTTCAAATGGAAAACTGGAAAGACAATAAACTTCATGGTGTCTTCGCTGTGATTTCTTCT containing:
- a CDS encoding response regulator transcription factor, producing the protein MLNVLLVEDDPQISKSLSMSLKYSDYDVAVAETIGDAWTKMASMTYDILLLDVNLPDGTGIELCEKVRAAGKEVPIIFLSARIDEETVVKGMNIGGDDYLRKPFGTEELKVRMNKVMKRQGPATAKNSLSVGPLTMDFSKRTVLLGGNPLNLGKRQFDILAILAKKAGDVVTRENILLQLDNNVDLFDRTIDSHMSHLRIKLRDAGNAIQIVPVYGVGYRLQWKQN
- the ftsZ gene encoding cell division protein FtsZ, which codes for MFELEENINIGANIKVVGVGGGGSNAVSTMIASEMSGVEFIVANTDIQALNANKSPNKIQLGLDLTKGLGAGANPDVGRRAAIESYNEIVEKLEGADMVFVTAGMGGGTGTGGAPIVAKIARELGALTIGVVTKPFQFEGKKRGKHADAGLQELKENVDTLIVIPNQKLLSIAAEKTPLLETFKKADEVLLQAVKGISDLINIRGLINLDFADIRTVMSSKGIAIMGTGAAKGENRAVEAATAAISSPLLENVKIDGATGIIVNITGGADLSLYEVNEATTLITEAAHEDAEIIFGAVIDESMGETVRVTVIATGFDSHDVKLVNDMAQVNQMQNFLNQQTAQFNSMNMSMPQMPQFQMPQMPQMPAMPQMPSMPQMPQFQMPQMPQVELPPIATVQTQVMTYTHPDMAQSTGGSQVNITETVIVPPVANVPPQVAQQAAQNVMPQVPPQVQQEVPTPIQPQADAGVSPRDMLLAKARAFKESQELKARHNSPEQLSMNVDHEQQSLEEARRMAREVLSSPFSSQNLEVPAFIRKKQGFDLNNKE
- a CDS encoding NUDIX hydrolase, encoding MKHLFEKVLSTRQVFRGRFLKVEQDEVQAPDGRTYVREYIKHPGAALMIPLLPNGKVVMVHQYRHALKQVFLEFPAGKRDKGEESIVTARRELMEETGYEAKDWTFLTTIHPVIGYSDEHIDLYLAKNLTHVEQKLDHGEFLEVTEVDPKDLMQMVRDGKVTDVKTQIAAFWLDKFLRGEWN
- the ftsA gene encoding cell division protein FtsA, whose translation is MSTAKPKAPVLAGLDIGSTKVCFVIGTVNQEGKIEVAGVGTAPNTGIRQGVVVNIEATTDSIKKAKEEAELMSGYTISEVWVGVSGTHISSFDSKGMVAIKNREVTPSEIDRVIEAAKAVAVPADRTVLHILPREFKVDGQDGITDPVGMSGIRLEANVHIVTGSQSAINNSVKCVERAGLKIAGLVLGQLASATAVISNDEKNLGVVVVDMGGGASNALYFVNGSVAHSSTIPVGGQHFTHDVAVGLRTPQFAAEEAKKKHGCAMASMVNENETIEVEGVGGRKARVIPRKDLADVIEARAEETLNLIANDIRMSGVMPMLGAGIVLTGGASQLDGLIEMGEFIFDIPVRRGVPQHIGGLTDVVKSGEFSAATGLLLYGLSQRKDLLTQNQQETEINLGESLNGITKKLKEMLEKVF
- a CDS encoding metallophosphoesterase, which encodes MKKLLGVAAIAIISVSCAHNSMTYVGMANEGQSFVKTVTAKDVECKSVSVESTDRKFSSIQMEKLKFDESTVCQASLPKDAAVVRSTNGVINIPTAPKKIVIMGDTGCRLKNKNGKGPIQNCDDEKEWPFSRLMRSAEKENADLIIHVGDYHYREECTDPVKCKNFQGTLGYGYKPWEADFLAPAGNVLRQKPWIFVRGNHEDCNRAHEGFDKLLSPVGEEKCVDAQETRYTSFGDFLIVNFDNATVDDKPVEAKSEAGKALRERYKKMVETINARPEKEVWLVTHRPIWGLAPSWSGPGVSPVNINMEAITRELPLPKKVKMVYAGHVHAFQIAQGNHPTEMIIGESGTALDYFSPEAMKLVPPGHTIFPADHGYALLERDVNGKWKASIKSYDGETDFICQISEPGIPCQIFK
- a CDS encoding HAMP domain-containing sensor histidine kinase, giving the protein MKRGTYIKVFVVSITAALVLSSISLLCLIKFSDLAFRDHRKNLMLFIARSIENNPNGLALPQMPFGPRPGGPPPGMPGGHGPHGPPAEGFRDNFPPPPPPGPGMMGGPGGPRMGPPPPPPGGGEAPEFWIISETREVISDNKIRKLPAEVAKLDLPKEVHATTSSDTFWNFFDRTTIMRLDHEGTKAYLVLNERRNPFRGPLFVTQGIFTFATVVIALFFALTITFYYLRKKSDEARAVLLSLERGDLKARFDIKPFDEFGGLLLDFNRMANEIERLVNRVRETEMARSNLLSELGHDLRTPLTSLTTSFETLKFHFNKMTPSDRNEIFTMITAEVEYFKELLEKLMTIAELDEPHYKKSTDAVDLATLIGSEVRYRSSSAPQFRWTFNDEGMHGQPPMVLGDSYLLLRLLKNAFDNATRYAKEGIHASLTANDEYVQITIKDDGPGMDADALANFGKRQERRKRREESQGLNFSLGLGSVIMRTIAELHGGSLEVANRASVDGVSGTIVRVKIPKFETT
- a CDS encoding cell division protein FtsQ/DivIB; protein product: MKKLILKLIVAFVILPGALAGTLFYLNKNGFFNIQKIEVVLDHPVPGQEQFLKPQVDELEAALAKYKGVSLWNVKLKAMSKDVAKFEWIENSMITRSWPATLSIKVRPYEVKLLFMGKNGKLLPIIKDGSFLNPVEAKQAPDVALLDGESFVKKPELRKKAVDVLEQIPAEGSFSKKTISEIRFDDKEGFWMTMIKTGVRVKIGEDQVSLKAARVSQVVDYLETRQFDARVIDANLSKKVLVRLRKDP
- a CDS encoding tyrosine-protein phosphatase, with product MKTLTLITLILWVSNSWAGRPELPGSVPGLSISNSHIVTESGATKVIRGMAPKSGAQIQELKKIGVSEVLIFKNETKNEVQNEIAQLQKAGFAADAITNVPFPWKDLPDFKSTCQMTIEALQVIENATNHGRSIYFHCTVGEDRTGYLASLWELWSGAESSIKNSFQEQMCARGYEAGNPNKPYRDVVLKVREGLTPLYLKMLSVLANARNNGQQLSAALCDQEPQLQFKPQDFYCKSTK
- a CDS encoding UDP-2,3-diacylglucosamine diphosphatase, with amino-acid sequence MEAWFISDIHLKTAEERNGQILLRFLRSLKDKDPKQVHLFMLGDIFDLWIGPSEFFARQFPEHVKALKDLVTAGGKVTFIEGNHDVHIEKYFEKKLGVKVFVEAQYVNLDGVKVRVEHGDLINLNDEKYLKYRAFIRNPRYKFLLYLFPGWLWNWAGTRASKKSRDKSGEYRARNEAQLITMIRNHVDRAYSEGPFDYIISGHMHVFDDHKVNIKGHEVRSVNLGSWFEDQVKVFRIKDGQGEWVTLT